TCAAACAACAGGAATTATTACAATTGGTTTTCTTCACTCTAATCCATTAGTTGCATATAAAATCACAAATCAATTGATAAAAGATGCTAATCAAAAATTAAACAATTATTATAAAATTCTAACAAAAAAACAACTTTCATATATAAAAAAAGAAGTAGAAATTAATAAAAAACTTTTAGAAGAATCTATTAAAAAATTAGAAAATTTTCAAAACTCTCATAATCTATTAGATCCAACACAAAATGCTCAATCTCAATTTGCTTTATTATCTCAATTACAGTCCCAACTAATTAATAAAGAAGCTCAATTAAATGAACTATCACAATATATGAATTCTAAAAGTTTCGAAATTATAAGATTAAAAAATGAAATATTAAATTTAAAAAAAACAATCAAAAAAATAAAAAATAGTTTAGCTAATCCTAATAAAAAAGCGTTAAATATATTTATTTTTGAATTTGAAAGATTAAAAAATATGGTTGAATTTAATAAAGAATTATATAAGCAATCTTTAATTCAATATCAACAATTAAAATTAGACTTAAATAAAAATGTAAAAACATTATTAAAAATTACAAATCCATTTATACCTGATGACTATAAATATCCACAAAAGTTTAAATCTATTATAACTTTAGCATTAATTTTATTCTTCTTATATGGAATAATTGTTTTAATTAATTCTATTATTAAAGAACATATTGATTAAAGAAAGGATTATTATGAGAAAAATATTCTTTATTTTACTTAGTGTTATTTATATTTTAGCAGTAGATATAACCATAACTCAAACACCCAATAGCGAACAAAATTCATCTCTGCTAAAATTAACTGAAAAACCTTTTGGTTATAATTTATTTTTAGGAAAATTTTCTAAAATAAAACAATTTATTTATAATCCTCATTATAGAATAAATATTGGAGATGAAATTGTTGTAATGTTTTGGGGAGCATTCGATGCAGAATATAAATTAAAAGTAGATAATCAAGGAAATATTTTTATTCCAAAAGTAGGTGTTATTCATGTAATGGGCTTAGAAGCTGGAAAATTAAATATTGTAATTAAAAATGCAGTAAGAAAAGTTTTTAAAAATAATGTATTTGTTTATGCAAATGTATTAAATTATCAGCCAATTAATGTTTTTGTTACTGGAGCAGTTAATTCGCCAGGGCTTTATCAAGGATTAAGTACTGATAGTATTATCCAATTTATTGATAAAGCAAAAGGTATAAATTTAAATGATGGTAGTTTTAGAAAAATATATGTAAAAAGAAACAATAAAATTGTTGCAAAATATGATTTATATGATTTTTTAACAGGAGGAAATTTAAAACTATTTCAATTTAAAAACGGAGATATAATATTTGTTGACAATTTATCTTATTTTGTAAATGTCACTGGAGATGTAAAAAGACCTTATAGATTTGAATTATTAACTCCTACAATTACCTTGAATTTATTAAAAGTATATGCTCTACCTAAAAAAAGTGTAAGTCTTGTTATAGTAAATAGATTCAGTAAAGGAAAATTAATTACTAAAAGATTTTCAATAAATGATAATCCTATAATTTATAGTGGTGATAATGTTGAGTTTATCTCAGACTTTAATACAAAAGAAATTAAAATATATATAGATGGTGAAATTAATGGTAAACATACTTTAATTGTAAGAAAAGGTACATCATTAAAAGATGTATTAAATACTATTCATTATACTAAGGAAGCAAATATTCAAGCTATTCAATTATATAGAAAGAGTATTGCTAAGTTACAAAAACAATTAATTGATGCAGAACTAAAAGATTTAGAAGCAAAAGTTTTAACAACAAGTTCTGTTACTACTGCAGGTGCAACAATCAAAAAAGAAGAAGCACAATTAATTCTTGATTTTATAAAAAGAGCAAAAAAAATACAACCAAAAGGAAAAGTTATTCTAAATAAAGAAACAAATTTATCTTCAATAATATTAGAAGATGGTGATACTATATTTATTCCTAAAAAATCTTCAGTTGTTACAATTCAGGGAGAAGTTAAAATACCAGGTGCTCAAACATATGTAAAAAATTACAATATAGAAGATTACATTAAATCAGTTGGAGGATTTACTAATAGAGCTGATAAATCTCACATATTAATAGTGAGACAAAGTGGAAAAGTTATTACATATAATTCAAATGTATTTTTCAAAAAAAATATTAAAATAAAACCAGGAGATTCTATTTTAGTACTTAGTAAACCTTCAAGTGAAAATTTACAAATTACAAAAGATATTACTCAAATCTTATATCAAATTGCAGTTAGTGCTGGTATAGTTTTAAGATTATTTTAAAAGTTTGCATGGAAAGAATAAATATTTTAAAGAAATTTTTTACTATTATTCAATATGATTATCAAAATAACACAGATCCATTAAGAATTATTAAAAAATCATATGCAAGATTTAAAAGATTTGGATTAAAAGGTATGATAGAAAGATTAAATAAAGAATATAATATTATTGTAAAAACTAATATTTTTTATAAATATAACATACCCCACCAAACAGATAAAGAGAGAGAAGAGATAGAGAGGTTTGAGAAGAAGCCATTAATATCAATAATAATGCCAGTATATAATGTAGAAGAAAGGTGGCTAAAATTAGCCATAGAATCAGTAGAGAGACAATGGTATAAGAACTGGGAGTTGTGTATCGTAGATGATGCATCAACAAGAGAAGAAACAAAGAAATATTTAAAAAGTTTAAATAATACAAAAATAAAAATAAAGTTTCTTGAAAAGAATCAAGGGATATCAGGGGCTTCTAATGAGGCATTAAAATTAGCAAAAGGGGAATATATAGCTTTGATGGATAATGATGATGAGTTAACTCCTGATGCATTATATGAAGTAGTAAAAGCAATAAATGAACAAGAAGCAGAGTTTATATATAGCGATGAAGATAAAATAGATATAAATGGAAATTATGTAGAACCACATTTTAAACCAGATTTTGCTCCAGATATGTTTTTATCACAAAACTATTTAAGTCATTTAGGTGTTATAAAAAAGGAATTAATAGATAGAGTAGGAGGATTTGAAAAAGGATTAGAAGGTAGTCAAGATTATGATTTATATTTAAAAGTTTTAGAACATACTAATAAGATTTATCATATTCCAAAAGTATTATATCATTGGAGAAAAATTCCAGGTTCAACAGCAGAAGGTTTTAGTAATAAAGATTATGCGCAAGAGGCAGGTAGAAAAGCGCTTGAAAATGCAATGAAAAGAAGAAGTATTGAAGCTATTGTAAAAAATGGATTAAAAGCAGGAACTTATAAGATAGATTATAAAATAAAAGGGAATCCTTTAATAAGTATAATTATACCTTTTAAAGATAAACCTGAGTTATTAAGAACATGTGTAGAGTCTATATTAAATAAATCTACTTATAATAATTTTGAGATTATAGGAATAAGTAATAACTCAGAAGAAAAAGAAACTTTTGATGAAATGAATAGACTTGAAAATCTTGATAGAAGAGTGAAATTTTATGAGTATAATATTCCTTTTAATTATTCGAAAATAAATAATTATGCCGTAAATAATTATGCAAATGGTGAACATATTGTGTTAATGAATAATGATATAGAGATAATTACTCCAAATTGGATTGAAGAGATGTTAATGTTTTCACAAAGAGATGATGTAGGATGTGTTGGTGCTAAGCTGTATTATCCTGATAATACTATTCAACATGCGGGAGTGATTTTAGGACTTGGAGGAGTAGCAGGGCATTCTCATAAATATTATAAAAGAGAAGATTGTGGGTATTTTCATAGAGCATGTATAGTACAAAATTTATCAGCGGTAACAGCTGCATTAATGATGGTTAAAAAAAGAATCTATGAAGAGGTAAGAGGTTTAGATGAAGAGAATTTAAAAGTAGCATTTAATGATGTAGATTTTTGTTTAAGAGTCAGAGAAAAAGGATATTTAAATGTATTTAATCCTTGGGTTGAAGCATATCATTATGAATCTAAAAGTAGAGGATTAGAAGATACTCCTGAAAAAATAGAAAGATTTCAAAAAGAAATAAATTATATGAAACAAAAATATGGTAAAATTCTTCTTAAAGACCCTTATTATAATCCAAATCTAACTTTAGATAAAGAAGATTTTAGTTTAAATTTATAATATTACAAGGAAAAAGGATGAAAAAGGAATTTTATTACGAAAATTTCGTAAAAATAAATGAATTAAAAAACAAATATAAGCAAGGCATAAAAAATAAATTTTTCAAAAAAAAATATAAAAATTTTATTAAAAAATTAAATAATATTCCAGAAAACTTTTGGATTTTTTTTAATGAAAAAGAGTACATTAAAGCTAACAAAGACATTTTAGAAGATATAAAAAAAGGAAGTTTGTTAAATGGAATAGAACATTTCATATGGTTTGGATATGATGAAATAAAAAAAGGTAAAAGAAGAATAGGTAGTATTTTTCCTTTTTACAATGAAGAAATTTATCTTAATTATAATAGTGATTTGAAAGAAGAAAAAAATAAAAATCCTAATTTTAATGCTTTTATTCACTTTTTAGAATATGGCTACTTAGAATATTTAGAACAAAAAAGATTAGCTATAGGGTTTTTTCATTTTAATTGGGATGAATCAACTCAAAAAAAATTTAAAGAATTTTTTAATGAAGAAGAATATATTAATGCTAATCCAGATATTAAAGAAGCAATTCAAAAAGGTTTATTAAAAAATGGATGGAGTCATTTTGTAGAGTTTGGAATATTTGAATTACAAAAAGGTGAAAGAAAATTAAATACTTTTTTACCATTATTTAATGAAATAGATTATTTTTTATGGTTTGAAGATGTAAGAAATGCTTTATTCAATCAAACAATAAATTCTCCATATGAACATTTTTTATTTTTTGGATATAAAGAAATTTTAGATAAAAAAAGAACTATACCAGGTTTTTCTACTTATTATTATTTCTGTCCCCACCAAACAGATAAAGAGAGAGAAGAGATAGAGAGGTTTGAGAAGAAGCCATTAATATCAATAATAATGCCAGTATATAATGTAGAAGAAAGGTGGCTAAAATTAGCCATAGAATCAGTAGAGAGACAATGGTATAAGAACTGGGAGTTGTGTATCGTAGATGATGCATCAACAAGAGAAGAAACAAAGAAATATTTAAAAAGTTTAAATAATACAAAAATAAAAATAAAGTGTCTTGAAAAGAATCAAGGGATATCAGGGGCTTCTAATGAGGCATTAAAATTAGCAAAAGGGGAATATATAGCTTTGATGGATAATGATGATGAGTTAACTCCTGATGCATTATATGAAGTAGTAAAAGCAATAAATGAACAAGAAGCAGAGTTTATATATAGCGATGAAGATAAAATAGATATAAATGGAAATTATGTAGAACCACATTTTAAACCAGATTTTGCTCCAGATATGTTTTTATCACAAAACTATTTAAGTCATTTAGGTGTTATAAAAAAGGAATTAATAGATAAAGTAGGAGGATTTGAAAAAGGATTAGAAGGTAGTCAAGATTATGATTTATATTTAAAAGTTTTAGAACATACTAATAAGATTTATCATATTCCAAAAGTATTATATCATTGGAGAAAAATTCCAGGTTCAACAGCAGAAGGTTTTAGTAATAAAGATTATGCGCAAGAGGCAGGTAGAAAAGCGCTTGAAAATGCAATGAAAAGAAGAAGTATTGAAGCTATTGTAAAAAATGGATTAAAAGCAGGAACTTATAAGATAGATTATAAAATAAAAGGGAATCCTTTAATAAGTATAATTATACCTTTTAAAGATAAACCTGAGTTATTAAGAACATGTGTAGAGTCTATATTAAATAAATCTACTTATAATAATTTTGAGATTATAGGAATAAGTAATAACTCAGAAGAAAAAGAAACTTTTGATGAAATGAATAGACTTGAAAATCTTGATAGAAGAGTGAAATTTTATGAGTATAATATTCCTTTTAATTATTCGAAAATAAATAATTATGCCGTAAATAATTATGCAAATGGTGAACATATTGTGTTAATGAATAATGATATAGAGATAATTACTCCAAATTGGATTGAAGAGATGTTAATGTTTTCACAAAGAGATGATGTAGGATGTGTTGGTGCTAAGCTGTATTATCCTGATAATACTATTCAACATGCGGGAGTGAT
This Caminibacter mediatlanticus TB-2 DNA region includes the following protein-coding sequences:
- a CDS encoding polysaccharide biosynthesis/export family protein, coding for MRKIFFILLSVIYILAVDITITQTPNSEQNSSLLKLTEKPFGYNLFLGKFSKIKQFIYNPHYRINIGDEIVVMFWGAFDAEYKLKVDNQGNIFIPKVGVIHVMGLEAGKLNIVIKNAVRKVFKNNVFVYANVLNYQPINVFVTGAVNSPGLYQGLSTDSIIQFIDKAKGINLNDGSFRKIYVKRNNKIVAKYDLYDFLTGGNLKLFQFKNGDIIFVDNLSYFVNVTGDVKRPYRFELLTPTITLNLLKVYALPKKSVSLVIVNRFSKGKLITKRFSINDNPIIYSGDNVEFISDFNTKEIKIYIDGEINGKHTLIVRKGTSLKDVLNTIHYTKEANIQAIQLYRKSIAKLQKQLIDAELKDLEAKVLTTSSVTTAGATIKKEEAQLILDFIKRAKKIQPKGKVILNKETNLSSIILEDGDTIFIPKKSSVVTIQGEVKIPGAQTYVKNYNIEDYIKSVGGFTNRADKSHILIVRQSGKVITYNSNVFFKKNIKIKPGDSILVLSKPSSENLQITKDITQILYQIAVSAGIVLRLF
- a CDS encoding glycosyltransferase family 2 protein — protein: MERINILKKFFTIIQYDYQNNTDPLRIIKKSYARFKRFGLKGMIERLNKEYNIIVKTNIFYKYNIPHQTDKEREEIERFEKKPLISIIMPVYNVEERWLKLAIESVERQWYKNWELCIVDDASTREETKKYLKSLNNTKIKIKFLEKNQGISGASNEALKLAKGEYIALMDNDDELTPDALYEVVKAINEQEAEFIYSDEDKIDINGNYVEPHFKPDFAPDMFLSQNYLSHLGVIKKELIDRVGGFEKGLEGSQDYDLYLKVLEHTNKIYHIPKVLYHWRKIPGSTAEGFSNKDYAQEAGRKALENAMKRRSIEAIVKNGLKAGTYKIDYKIKGNPLISIIIPFKDKPELLRTCVESILNKSTYNNFEIIGISNNSEEKETFDEMNRLENLDRRVKFYEYNIPFNYSKINNYAVNNYANGEHIVLMNNDIEIITPNWIEEMLMFSQRDDVGCVGAKLYYPDNTIQHAGVILGLGGVAGHSHKYYKREDCGYFHRACIVQNLSAVTAALMMVKKRIYEEVRGLDEENLKVAFNDVDFCLRVREKGYLNVFNPWVEAYHYESKSRGLEDTPEKIERFQKEINYMKQKYGKILLKDPYYNPNLTLDKEDFSLNL
- a CDS encoding glycosyltransferase family 2 protein; translated protein: MKKEFYYENFVKINELKNKYKQGIKNKFFKKKYKNFIKKLNNIPENFWIFFNEKEYIKANKDILEDIKKGSLLNGIEHFIWFGYDEIKKGKRRIGSIFPFYNEEIYLNYNSDLKEEKNKNPNFNAFIHFLEYGYLEYLEQKRLAIGFFHFNWDESTQKKFKEFFNEEEYINANPDIKEAIQKGLLKNGWSHFVEFGIFELQKGERKLNTFLPLFNEIDYFLWFEDVRNALFNQTINSPYEHFLFFGYKEILDKKRTIPGFSTYYYFCPHQTDKEREEIERFEKKPLISIIMPVYNVEERWLKLAIESVERQWYKNWELCIVDDASTREETKKYLKSLNNTKIKIKCLEKNQGISGASNEALKLAKGEYIALMDNDDELTPDALYEVVKAINEQEAEFIYSDEDKIDINGNYVEPHFKPDFAPDMFLSQNYLSHLGVIKKELIDKVGGFEKGLEGSQDYDLYLKVLEHTNKIYHIPKVLYHWRKIPGSTAEGFSNKDYAQEAGRKALENAMKRRSIEAIVKNGLKAGTYKIDYKIKGNPLISIIIPFKDKPELLRTCVESILNKSTYNNFEIIGISNNSEEKETFDEMNRLENLDRRVKFYEYNIPFNYSKINNYAVNNYANGEHIVLMNNDIEIITPNWIEEMLMFSQRDDVGCVGAKLYYPDNTIQHAGVILGLGGVAGHSHKYYKREDCGYFHRACIVQNLSAVTAALMMVKKRIYEEVRGLDEENLKVAFNDVDFCLRVREKGYLNVFNPWVEAYHYESKSRGLEDTPEKIERFQKEINYMKQKYSKILLKDPYYNPNLTLDKEDFSLNSEYKGFL